In Bacilli bacterium, the following are encoded in one genomic region:
- a CDS encoding YlxR family protein: protein MKKRKVPLRKCVACQEMIAKKQLIRIVKTPEDEVLIDLTGKKSGRGAYLCGKVSC, encoded by the coding sequence ATGAAAAAGCGGAAAGTGCCTTTGCGCAAATGCGTGGCCTGCCAGGAAATGATCGCGAAAAAGCAGTTGATCCGCATCGTCAAAACGCCGGAAGATGAAGTATTAATCGACCTGACGGGGAAAAAGTCCGGGCGCGGCGCTTACCTTTGCGGCAAGGTTTCCTGTT